A genomic region of Arachis hypogaea cultivar Tifrunner chromosome 5, arahy.Tifrunner.gnm2.J5K5, whole genome shotgun sequence contains the following coding sequences:
- the LOC112800387 gene encoding putative casein kinase II subunit beta-4 isoform X6: MYGNRVADGAGVDRRKRINDVLDKHLHRSSPSTSTSASTRPIKAQIQAQIQANNSDATLEESETDTGGSDVSASDDGEDTSWIAWFCSLRGNEFFCEVDDDYIQDDFNLCGLSSQVPYYDYALDLILDVDSSHEEQNELIESAAEMLYGLIHARYILTGRGMAAMLDKYKNYDFGRCPRVYCSGQPCLPVGQSDIPRSSTVKIYCPRCEDIYYPRSKYQVP, translated from the exons atgtacggTAACAGAGTGGCGGACGGTGCGGGCGTTGATCGCAGGAAGCGAATCAACGACGTTCTCGACAAGCACTTGCACCGATCCTCACCCTCCACTTCAACCTCCGCCTCTACTAGGCCTATCAAGGCCCaaatccaggcccaaatccaagccaacAACTCCGACGCCACACTCGAGGAATCGGAAACCGACACCGGGGGATCGGACGTTAGCGCCTCCGACGACGGGGAAGACACCTCGTGGATCGCGTGGTTCTGCAGCCTCAGAGGGAACGAGTTCTTTTGCGAGGTCGATGATGATTACATTCAGGACGATTTTAACCTTTGTGGTTTGAGCAGCCAAGTTCCTTATTACGATTATGCCCTTGACTTGATTCTTGACGTTGACTCCTCCCACG AAGAACAAAATGAGTTGATTGAATCCGCCGCGGAGATGCTTTATGGTCTCATTCATGCCCGCTACATTTTAACAGGCAGAGGAATGGCTGCCATG CTGGACAAGTACAAGAATTATGACTTTGGTAGGTGTCCAAGAGTTTACTGCTCAGGGCAACCGTGCCTTCCGGTGGGTCAGTCCGACATCCCTAGGTCGAGCACTGTAAAGATATATTGCCCCAGGTGTGAAGACATTTACTACCCGCGATCCAAGTATCAAG TTCCTTAA
- the LOC112800387 gene encoding putative casein kinase II subunit beta-4 isoform X1, which yields MYGNRVADGAGVDRRKRINDVLDKHLHRSSPSTSTSASTRPIKAQIQAQIQANNSDATLEESETDTGGSDVSASDDGEDTSWIAWFCSLRGNEFFCEVDDDYIQDDFNLCGLSSQVPYYDYALDLILDVDSSHGDIFTEEQNELIESAAEMLYGLIHARYILTGRGMAAMLDKYKNYDFGRCPRVYCSGQPCLPVGQSDIPRSSTVKIYCPRCEDIYYPRSKYQGNIDGAYFGTTFPNLFLMTYGHLKPQKPSQSYVPRVFGFKVHKP from the exons atgtacggTAACAGAGTGGCGGACGGTGCGGGCGTTGATCGCAGGAAGCGAATCAACGACGTTCTCGACAAGCACTTGCACCGATCCTCACCCTCCACTTCAACCTCCGCCTCTACTAGGCCTATCAAGGCCCaaatccaggcccaaatccaagccaacAACTCCGACGCCACACTCGAGGAATCGGAAACCGACACCGGGGGATCGGACGTTAGCGCCTCCGACGACGGGGAAGACACCTCGTGGATCGCGTGGTTCTGCAGCCTCAGAGGGAACGAGTTCTTTTGCGAGGTCGATGATGATTACATTCAGGACGATTTTAACCTTTGTGGTTTGAGCAGCCAAGTTCCTTATTACGATTATGCCCTTGACTTGATTCTTGACGTTGACTCCTCCCACG GAGACATCTTTACAGAAGAACAAAATGAGTTGATTGAATCCGCCGCGGAGATGCTTTATGGTCTCATTCATGCCCGCTACATTTTAACAGGCAGAGGAATGGCTGCCATG CTGGACAAGTACAAGAATTATGACTTTGGTAGGTGTCCAAGAGTTTACTGCTCAGGGCAACCGTGCCTTCCGGTGGGTCAGTCCGACATCCCTAGGTCGAGCACTGTAAAGATATATTGCCCCAGGTGTGAAGACATTTACTACCCGCGATCCAAGTATCAAGGTA ATATCGACGGAGCTTATTTTGGAACTACATTTCCTAACCTCTTCCTGATGACTTATGGTCATCTGAAGCCACAAAAGCCATCACAGAGCTATGTTCCAAGAGTTTTTGGTTTTAAAGTTCACAAGCCatga
- the LOC112800387 gene encoding putative casein kinase II subunit beta-4 isoform X5, whose amino-acid sequence MYGNRVADGAGVDRRKRINDVLDKHLHRSSPSTSTSASTRPIKAQIQAQIQANNSDATLEESETDTGGSDVSASDDGEDTSWIAWFCSLRGNEFFCEVDDDYIQDDFNLCGLSSQVPYYDYALDLILDVDSSHGDIFTEEQNELIESAAEMLYGLIHARYILTGRGMAAMLDKYKNYDFGRCPRVYCSGQPCLPVGQSDIPRSSTVKIYCPRCEDIYYPRSKYQVP is encoded by the exons atgtacggTAACAGAGTGGCGGACGGTGCGGGCGTTGATCGCAGGAAGCGAATCAACGACGTTCTCGACAAGCACTTGCACCGATCCTCACCCTCCACTTCAACCTCCGCCTCTACTAGGCCTATCAAGGCCCaaatccaggcccaaatccaagccaacAACTCCGACGCCACACTCGAGGAATCGGAAACCGACACCGGGGGATCGGACGTTAGCGCCTCCGACGACGGGGAAGACACCTCGTGGATCGCGTGGTTCTGCAGCCTCAGAGGGAACGAGTTCTTTTGCGAGGTCGATGATGATTACATTCAGGACGATTTTAACCTTTGTGGTTTGAGCAGCCAAGTTCCTTATTACGATTATGCCCTTGACTTGATTCTTGACGTTGACTCCTCCCACG GAGACATCTTTACAGAAGAACAAAATGAGTTGATTGAATCCGCCGCGGAGATGCTTTATGGTCTCATTCATGCCCGCTACATTTTAACAGGCAGAGGAATGGCTGCCATG CTGGACAAGTACAAGAATTATGACTTTGGTAGGTGTCCAAGAGTTTACTGCTCAGGGCAACCGTGCCTTCCGGTGGGTCAGTCCGACATCCCTAGGTCGAGCACTGTAAAGATATATTGCCCCAGGTGTGAAGACATTTACTACCCGCGATCCAAGTATCAAG TTCCTTAA
- the LOC112800387 gene encoding putative casein kinase II subunit beta-4 isoform X4 encodes MYGNRVADGAGVDRRKRINDVLDKHLHRSSPSTSTSASTRPIKAQIQAQIQANNSDATLEESETDTGGSDVSASDDGEDTSWIAWFCSLRGNEFFCEVDDDYIQDDFNLCGLSSQVPYYDYALDLILDVDSSHEEQNELIESAAEMLYGLIHARYILTGRGMAAMLDKYKNYDFGRCPRVYCSGQPCLPVGQSDIPRSSTVKIYCPRCEDIYYPRSKYQDIDGAYFGTTFPNLFLMTYGHLKPQKPSQSYVPRVFGFKVHKP; translated from the exons atgtacggTAACAGAGTGGCGGACGGTGCGGGCGTTGATCGCAGGAAGCGAATCAACGACGTTCTCGACAAGCACTTGCACCGATCCTCACCCTCCACTTCAACCTCCGCCTCTACTAGGCCTATCAAGGCCCaaatccaggcccaaatccaagccaacAACTCCGACGCCACACTCGAGGAATCGGAAACCGACACCGGGGGATCGGACGTTAGCGCCTCCGACGACGGGGAAGACACCTCGTGGATCGCGTGGTTCTGCAGCCTCAGAGGGAACGAGTTCTTTTGCGAGGTCGATGATGATTACATTCAGGACGATTTTAACCTTTGTGGTTTGAGCAGCCAAGTTCCTTATTACGATTATGCCCTTGACTTGATTCTTGACGTTGACTCCTCCCACG AAGAACAAAATGAGTTGATTGAATCCGCCGCGGAGATGCTTTATGGTCTCATTCATGCCCGCTACATTTTAACAGGCAGAGGAATGGCTGCCATG CTGGACAAGTACAAGAATTATGACTTTGGTAGGTGTCCAAGAGTTTACTGCTCAGGGCAACCGTGCCTTCCGGTGGGTCAGTCCGACATCCCTAGGTCGAGCACTGTAAAGATATATTGCCCCAGGTGTGAAGACATTTACTACCCGCGATCCAAGTATCAAG ATATCGACGGAGCTTATTTTGGAACTACATTTCCTAACCTCTTCCTGATGACTTATGGTCATCTGAAGCCACAAAAGCCATCACAGAGCTATGTTCCAAGAGTTTTTGGTTTTAAAGTTCACAAGCCatga
- the LOC112800387 gene encoding putative casein kinase II subunit beta-4 isoform X3, producing the protein MYGNRVADGAGVDRRKRINDVLDKHLHRSSPSTSTSASTRPIKAQIQAQIQANNSDATLEESETDTGGSDVSASDDGEDTSWIAWFCSLRGNEFFCEVDDDYIQDDFNLCGLSSQVPYYDYALDLILDVDSSHEEQNELIESAAEMLYGLIHARYILTGRGMAAMLDKYKNYDFGRCPRVYCSGQPCLPVGQSDIPRSSTVKIYCPRCEDIYYPRSKYQGNIDGAYFGTTFPNLFLMTYGHLKPQKPSQSYVPRVFGFKVHKP; encoded by the exons atgtacggTAACAGAGTGGCGGACGGTGCGGGCGTTGATCGCAGGAAGCGAATCAACGACGTTCTCGACAAGCACTTGCACCGATCCTCACCCTCCACTTCAACCTCCGCCTCTACTAGGCCTATCAAGGCCCaaatccaggcccaaatccaagccaacAACTCCGACGCCACACTCGAGGAATCGGAAACCGACACCGGGGGATCGGACGTTAGCGCCTCCGACGACGGGGAAGACACCTCGTGGATCGCGTGGTTCTGCAGCCTCAGAGGGAACGAGTTCTTTTGCGAGGTCGATGATGATTACATTCAGGACGATTTTAACCTTTGTGGTTTGAGCAGCCAAGTTCCTTATTACGATTATGCCCTTGACTTGATTCTTGACGTTGACTCCTCCCACG AAGAACAAAATGAGTTGATTGAATCCGCCGCGGAGATGCTTTATGGTCTCATTCATGCCCGCTACATTTTAACAGGCAGAGGAATGGCTGCCATG CTGGACAAGTACAAGAATTATGACTTTGGTAGGTGTCCAAGAGTTTACTGCTCAGGGCAACCGTGCCTTCCGGTGGGTCAGTCCGACATCCCTAGGTCGAGCACTGTAAAGATATATTGCCCCAGGTGTGAAGACATTTACTACCCGCGATCCAAGTATCAAGGTA ATATCGACGGAGCTTATTTTGGAACTACATTTCCTAACCTCTTCCTGATGACTTATGGTCATCTGAAGCCACAAAAGCCATCACAGAGCTATGTTCCAAGAGTTTTTGGTTTTAAAGTTCACAAGCCatga
- the LOC112800387 gene encoding putative casein kinase II subunit beta-4 isoform X2, producing the protein MYGNRVADGAGVDRRKRINDVLDKHLHRSSPSTSTSASTRPIKAQIQAQIQANNSDATLEESETDTGGSDVSASDDGEDTSWIAWFCSLRGNEFFCEVDDDYIQDDFNLCGLSSQVPYYDYALDLILDVDSSHGDIFTEEQNELIESAAEMLYGLIHARYILTGRGMAAMLDKYKNYDFGRCPRVYCSGQPCLPVGQSDIPRSSTVKIYCPRCEDIYYPRSKYQDIDGAYFGTTFPNLFLMTYGHLKPQKPSQSYVPRVFGFKVHKP; encoded by the exons atgtacggTAACAGAGTGGCGGACGGTGCGGGCGTTGATCGCAGGAAGCGAATCAACGACGTTCTCGACAAGCACTTGCACCGATCCTCACCCTCCACTTCAACCTCCGCCTCTACTAGGCCTATCAAGGCCCaaatccaggcccaaatccaagccaacAACTCCGACGCCACACTCGAGGAATCGGAAACCGACACCGGGGGATCGGACGTTAGCGCCTCCGACGACGGGGAAGACACCTCGTGGATCGCGTGGTTCTGCAGCCTCAGAGGGAACGAGTTCTTTTGCGAGGTCGATGATGATTACATTCAGGACGATTTTAACCTTTGTGGTTTGAGCAGCCAAGTTCCTTATTACGATTATGCCCTTGACTTGATTCTTGACGTTGACTCCTCCCACG GAGACATCTTTACAGAAGAACAAAATGAGTTGATTGAATCCGCCGCGGAGATGCTTTATGGTCTCATTCATGCCCGCTACATTTTAACAGGCAGAGGAATGGCTGCCATG CTGGACAAGTACAAGAATTATGACTTTGGTAGGTGTCCAAGAGTTTACTGCTCAGGGCAACCGTGCCTTCCGGTGGGTCAGTCCGACATCCCTAGGTCGAGCACTGTAAAGATATATTGCCCCAGGTGTGAAGACATTTACTACCCGCGATCCAAGTATCAAG ATATCGACGGAGCTTATTTTGGAACTACATTTCCTAACCTCTTCCTGATGACTTATGGTCATCTGAAGCCACAAAAGCCATCACAGAGCTATGTTCCAAGAGTTTTTGGTTTTAAAGTTCACAAGCCatga